In Pseudomonadales bacterium, a single window of DNA contains:
- a CDS encoding TonB-dependent receptor, with protein MKNLIAVAVATATAFTPIITQAEQRLDDHILVTATRSEQALKNSLSSAVILSEVEIDRAQAQSLPELLDHIPGLDIDHSGGLGSLTSLRLRGTENDHVLVLIDGVRAASATSGTTALTHLPVTQIERVELVRGPRSSLYGSDAIGGVVQIFTKKGKGEFKPYLDFSYGSHDTHISQAGVRGLYGNTSYSLNGSYTESEGYDRTYDNSGADTDKDGYRESALSANIQHEFANGISLAMSYLRSEGNTELDGSNDSTDFINESRDLSISLPIRDDLKLKAQFGRYRDKTYSFGFSPALFETTRDSATLQLDYSMAENHQLSFGYDYHIDDVSSSANFIENERDNHSWFAQYLGKIERWTLEAGLRTDDNEAFGSYETGNLAIGYDLTDDILVSLSYGTGFKSPTFNDLYFPFTDFGCFFGSCFTFEGNPNLTPEESESVELMVRGQTGNIGWFASLYQTDIDDLISLSNDYSTVANVAEAEILGGEVGANLDLFGWRTAVTLTYTDPRDKSDDSLLIRRSRASANLDISRQFGKLDFALFWQVQSYRLDQDQDFDGRKDRLSGYGTVDLRARYQINNELSLALKINNLFDQEYRLIQPFETEGMTAAISVRYEL; from the coding sequence ATGAAAAATTTAATTGCAGTCGCCGTTGCCACAGCCACGGCATTTACCCCCATCATAACGCAAGCGGAACAGCGGTTGGATGATCATATTCTGGTCACCGCTACTCGCTCTGAACAAGCACTGAAAAACAGCCTTTCATCCGCGGTAATTTTATCCGAAGTTGAGATAGATAGAGCACAGGCGCAAAGCCTACCGGAACTGCTCGATCATATTCCCGGCCTCGATATCGATCACAGTGGCGGTCTAGGCAGCCTCACCTCGTTGCGCCTGCGCGGCACAGAGAATGACCACGTCTTAGTCTTGATTGATGGCGTCCGTGCTGCCAGCGCTACCAGCGGTACCACCGCATTAACACACTTGCCCGTCACTCAGATTGAACGGGTTGAATTAGTGCGCGGGCCACGCTCCAGTCTCTACGGTAGCGATGCTATTGGTGGTGTCGTGCAGATTTTTACAAAAAAAGGCAAAGGAGAATTCAAACCCTATCTCGACTTCAGCTACGGCTCACATGATACCCACATCAGCCAGGCCGGAGTGCGCGGGCTATACGGTAACACGTCCTATAGCCTGAACGGATCCTATACAGAATCGGAAGGCTATGACCGTACCTACGACAACAGTGGCGCCGACACCGACAAGGATGGCTACCGTGAATCGGCCCTATCAGCCAATATTCAACATGAGTTCGCTAACGGTATCTCCCTGGCAATGAGCTATCTGCGTAGCGAAGGCAATACCGAGCTTGACGGCAGCAATGACTCAACCGATTTCATCAACGAAAGTCGTGATCTATCGATTTCACTTCCCATCCGGGATGACCTCAAGCTTAAAGCTCAATTCGGACGCTACCGCGACAAAACCTATTCCTTCGGATTTTCCCCCGCCCTGTTCGAAACCACCCGGGATTCAGCCACGCTACAATTGGACTACTCTATGGCGGAAAACCATCAGTTAAGTTTCGGTTACGATTACCACATCGATGATGTCAGTAGCAGCGCAAACTTTATTGAGAACGAGCGCGATAATCACTCCTGGTTTGCTCAGTATCTCGGCAAAATCGAACGCTGGACCCTCGAAGCAGGATTACGCACCGATGACAATGAAGCCTTCGGCAGTTACGAAACCGGGAACCTCGCTATCGGCTATGACCTGACGGATGATATTCTGGTGAGCCTCTCCTATGGCACGGGGTTTAAATCCCCCACCTTTAATGATCTCTATTTTCCCTTCACCGATTTTGGCTGTTTCTTCGGTTCGTGCTTTACCTTTGAGGGCAACCCGAATCTCACACCAGAAGAGTCCGAATCCGTGGAGCTAATGGTGCGCGGCCAAACCGGCAACATCGGTTGGTTCGCCTCTCTCTATCAAACCGATATTGATGATCTCATTAGCCTAAGTAACGATTATTCAACTGTTGCCAACGTCGCTGAAGCCGAGATATTAGGTGGTGAAGTTGGCGCCAATCTTGATCTGTTCGGCTGGCGTACAGCAGTGACGCTAACTTACACCGACCCACGCGATAAGAGTGACGACAGCCTACTAATCAGGCGTTCACGCGCCAGTGCCAATCTGGACATCTCTAGACAATTTGGCAAACTCGATTTTGCGTTGTTTTGGCAGGTACAAAGTTATCGCCTGGATCAGGATCAAGATTTCGACGGCAGAAAAGATCGGCTGAGCGGTTATGGAACAGTCGATCTGCGTGCCCGTTATCAAATCAATAACGAACTAAGCCTAGCATTGAAGATTAACAATCTATTCGACCAAGAATACCGTTTGATCCAGCCTTTTGAAACCGAGGGAATGACAGCGGCAATTTCGGTACGTTACGAACTATAA
- a CDS encoding PHP domain-containing protein — MKVDLHCHTNLSDGVLSPTELVRYAGALDIEMLALTDHDRADILPEVSAIAQSLSIQLIAGIELSSQWRKSGVHIVGLGVALDSEVLQQVVARQTQTRELRAQEIGERLAKLNIEDSYAQAKAIAAESQIGRPHFAQYLVETGQVKDLKTAYKRYLGVGKAGDVKSFWPQLEEVVDWIHAANGYAVLAHPAKYKLTRRKLDTLCRDFKDAGGDGIEVVSGMQTKDVTDYHEQLCKKYSFYASCGSDFHGPVSSWHDLGKMSVIPTSCVPIWDLWR; from the coding sequence ATGAAAGTTGATTTGCATTGTCATACAAATCTTTCAGATGGGGTGTTATCGCCGACAGAATTAGTACGCTATGCGGGCGCTTTGGATATCGAAATGCTGGCACTTACCGATCATGACCGAGCTGATATATTGCCAGAGGTAAGTGCCATCGCACAATCGCTGTCAATCCAGTTGATCGCTGGTATTGAACTGTCGAGTCAGTGGCGCAAAAGTGGAGTTCACATTGTCGGGCTAGGGGTCGCGCTCGACAGTGAGGTTTTACAACAGGTGGTAGCAAGACAAACACAAACGAGAGAATTGCGAGCACAGGAAATTGGTGAGCGTCTAGCGAAATTAAACATCGAAGATAGTTACGCGCAGGCCAAAGCTATCGCTGCCGAGAGCCAGATTGGACGCCCACATTTCGCACAGTACTTGGTAGAAACCGGACAGGTTAAGGATCTAAAGACCGCTTATAAAAGATATTTGGGGGTGGGCAAGGCTGGTGATGTGAAGAGTTTTTGGCCACAGCTGGAGGAGGTTGTGGATTGGATACATGCTGCCAACGGCTATGCGGTTCTGGCGCATCCGGCGAAATATAAATTAACGCGACGCAAACTCGACACGCTTTGCCGGGATTTTAAGGACGCGGGAGGTGATGGCATAGAGGTAGTGTCTGGTATGCAAACCAAGGATGTAACCGATTATCATGAACAGCTGTGTAAAAAATACTCTTTTTATGCGTCCTGCGGGAGTGATTTTCATGGTCCAGTTTCCTCCTGGCATGATTTGGGAAAGATGTCCGTTATACCCACGTCCTGTGTCCCGATATGGGATCTTTGGCGTTAA
- a CDS encoding threonylcarbamoyl-AMP synthase — protein MSQFFTIHPDNPQSRLITQAVEIINGGGVIVYPTDCAYALGCHIGDKSAVDRIRRIRKLDDKHNFTLICRDLSDVSTYAKVDNTTYRLLKAHTPGAYTFILRATSEVPRRLLHPKRRTIGLRIPDHRITQALLEQLGEPMMSSSLILPGQDLPLTEPYDIREVLEHSVDLVIDGGYCGMEATTVVNLIEEIPSLVRVGVGDPSPFE, from the coding sequence ATGAGCCAGTTCTTCACCATACATCCCGATAACCCGCAAAGCCGCTTGATTACACAGGCGGTGGAGATTATTAATGGTGGCGGTGTTATCGTTTATCCGACTGATTGCGCTTATGCGCTGGGCTGTCATATTGGTGATAAGTCCGCAGTAGATCGTATCCGTCGAATTCGCAAATTGGATGACAAACACAACTTCACCCTGATCTGTCGTGATTTGTCAGATGTTTCAACCTATGCCAAGGTGGACAATACAACTTATCGTCTGCTGAAAGCTCATACTCCCGGCGCATATACCTTTATTTTACGTGCCACCAGCGAAGTACCGCGTCGCCTGTTACATCCGAAGCGGCGCACTATTGGTTTACGTATTCCAGATCATCGAATTACACAGGCGTTACTTGAACAGTTGGGCGAACCCATGATGAGTTCCTCGTTAATTTTGCCCGGACAGGATCTACCTTTGACTGAACCTTACGATATTAGAGAAGTGCTGGAGCATTCCGTCGATTTGGTGATTGACGGTGGATACTGCGGTATGGAGGCAACAACGGTAGTGAATTTGATCGAGGAAATCCCCTCTCTGGTGCGGGTTGGTGTTGGTGACCCCAGTCCTTTTGAATAG
- a CDS encoding tryptophan--tRNA ligase → MSVTPSKHRVLSGMRPTGKLHLGHYHGVLKNWVKLQHESECFFCIVDWHALTTHYDNPHDIQQHVWDMAIDWLAAGINPGSATIFIQSRVLEHAELHLLLSMITPLSWLERVPTYKEQQEKIKDKDLATYGFLGYPLLQAADILVYRAGSVPVGADQVPHVEMCREIARRFNHLYGRDAGFEEQAEAAIKKMGKKASKAYQQLKKQFQQQGDLEALERAAALVEEQQNISLSDRERLIGFIEGGGKVILPEPKALLTPESKMPGLDAQKMSKSYGNTIALREEPDMVEQKIRTMQTDPARVRRTDPGDPDKCPVWQLHEIYSDEKTQNWVQEGCRSAGIGCIDCKQPVIEAINAELEPMRVRAKEYEDNPDIVRGILAEGCEAARDEARQTMETVRAAMGLLYR, encoded by the coding sequence TTGTCCGTTACCCCATCTAAACACCGCGTTTTATCTGGTATGAGACCGACCGGAAAGCTACATTTAGGCCATTATCATGGCGTCCTCAAAAACTGGGTCAAATTACAGCACGAAAGTGAATGTTTTTTCTGCATCGTTGATTGGCATGCTTTGACGACGCATTATGATAATCCGCACGATATCCAACAGCATGTTTGGGATATGGCGATTGACTGGTTGGCAGCGGGGATTAATCCCGGTTCAGCAACTATTTTTATTCAATCCCGTGTATTGGAACATGCTGAACTGCATCTGTTATTGTCAATGATTACACCGCTGAGCTGGCTGGAGCGGGTGCCGACTTACAAAGAACAGCAGGAGAAGATCAAGGATAAGGACCTCGCCACCTATGGCTTTTTAGGTTATCCCTTGTTACAGGCGGCCGACATACTGGTATACCGTGCGGGCTCAGTGCCGGTGGGTGCCGATCAGGTGCCACATGTGGAAATGTGTCGCGAGATTGCACGCCGTTTCAATCACCTGTATGGCCGTGATGCCGGTTTTGAGGAGCAGGCGGAGGCCGCCATCAAAAAGATGGGTAAAAAAGCATCCAAAGCCTATCAACAGCTGAAAAAGCAATTTCAGCAACAGGGCGATCTGGAGGCGCTGGAGAGAGCGGCTGCGTTAGTTGAGGAGCAGCAAAATATTTCTCTGAGTGATCGCGAACGCTTGATTGGTTTTATTGAAGGCGGTGGTAAGGTGATTTTACCGGAACCTAAGGCACTACTGACCCCGGAGTCTAAAATGCCCGGTTTGGATGCGCAAAAAATGTCGAAGTCCTATGGTAATACAATTGCTTTGCGTGAAGAACCGGATATGGTTGAACAGAAAATTCGCACCATGCAGACGGATCCAGCGCGGGTGCGGCGAACCGATCCCGGCGATCCGGACAAATGCCCGGTATGGCAGTTACATGAAATTTATTCCGACGAAAAGACCCAAAACTGGGTGCAGGAAGGGTGTCGCAGTGCGGGTATCGGTTGTATCGATTGTAAGCAGCCGGTGATTGAAGCGATTAATGCGGAGTTGGAGCCGATGAGGGTGCGGGCGAAGGAATATGAAGACAATCCCGATATAGTACGAGGTATTCTCGCAGAGGGGTGTGAAGCCGCAAGGGACGAGGCTCGCCAGACCATGGAAACAGTACGGGCGGCCATGGGGCTTCTTTACCGTTAA
- a CDS encoding segregation/condensation protein A — protein sequence MTGAAQDSTEKTELVENAEAAVGLSAAHPQKQQEMPFAIVEGKPYTQIPQDLYIPPDALEVILEAFEGPLDLLLYLIKRQNLDILNINVSKITDQYMQYVELMKSIQLELAAEYLVMAAMLAEIKSRMLLPRHAILEEDEGDPRAELIRRLQEYERYKQAAEDIDELPRLERDLFLASAEVPPFESNKPLPDVTLKELMLSLSLVLKRAEMFESHSVQMEKLSTRERMSHILTRLQGNQFVPFISLFTVEEGRRGVVVTFLAMMELIKESLIEIVQNEMFGPIHIKAR from the coding sequence ATGACTGGTGCGGCACAGGATTCCACAGAAAAAACAGAGTTAGTTGAAAATGCTGAGGCTGCTGTGGGGTTATCTGCCGCCCATCCACAGAAACAACAGGAGATGCCCTTTGCGATCGTTGAGGGCAAACCCTATACCCAAATCCCCCAGGATCTCTATATTCCGCCGGATGCGCTGGAAGTTATTTTGGAGGCCTTTGAAGGACCGTTGGATTTACTGCTCTATCTGATCAAGCGACAGAACCTTGATATTCTCAATATCAATGTTTCTAAGATTACGGATCAGTATATGCAGTACGTCGAGTTAATGAAGTCGATTCAGTTGGAGCTGGCGGCGGAGTACCTGGTGATGGCGGCGATGCTGGCGGAAATTAAATCCAGAATGCTATTGCCTCGTCATGCCATTCTGGAAGAAGACGAGGGTGATCCGCGTGCGGAATTGATTCGCCGATTGCAGGAATATGAGCGCTACAAACAGGCTGCTGAAGACATTGATGAGCTGCCGCGCCTCGAACGAGATCTGTTCCTGGCGAGCGCCGAAGTGCCGCCATTCGAGAGCAATAAGCCGTTGCCAGATGTGACGTTGAAGGAGTTAATGCTCAGTTTGTCCTTGGTGCTAAAACGTGCGGAAATGTTTGAAAGTCACTCAGTGCAGATGGAAAAGCTCTCCACACGTGAGCGCATGTCGCATATTCTTACGCGGTTGCAGGGAAATCAGTTTGTGCCCTTTATTAGTCTGTTTACTGTTGAAGAAGGACGGCGTGGTGTAGTGGTGACTTTTTTGGCGATGATGGAATTGATCAAGGAATCTTTAATTGAAATTGTCCAGAATGAGATGTTTGGACCAATTCATATTAAAGCACGCTAA
- the scpB gene encoding SMC-Scp complex subunit ScpB, whose amino-acid sequence MSEQAQLKRIIEGALLAAGEPLSVERLSMLFADSERPAHPDIRAALKEMVTEYEGRGFELKEVASGWRFQVCQDLGTWVSRLWEEKPARYSRALLETLALMAYRQPVTRGEIEEVRGVSVSSNIIRTLLEREWIRVVGHRDVPGRPAMYVTTKLFLDYFNLKTLSDLPSLAEIRDLDKINAELNFADMAMDQAESKHEQGAMIDIEEPFEIVENEDNDMTSQPQVLD is encoded by the coding sequence ATGAGCGAGCAGGCACAGTTAAAACGTATCATTGAAGGCGCGCTGTTAGCGGCGGGCGAGCCTCTGTCTGTGGAGCGCTTGAGTATGTTATTTGCCGATAGCGAACGTCCCGCTCATCCAGATATTCGTGCGGCGCTGAAGGAGATGGTAACAGAGTACGAAGGACGTGGATTTGAACTGAAAGAGGTGGCGAGTGGCTGGCGCTTTCAAGTATGTCAGGATCTCGGTACCTGGGTGAGTCGACTGTGGGAAGAAAAACCTGCGCGTTACTCCCGGGCACTATTAGAAACCTTAGCCCTGATGGCTTACCGCCAACCGGTAACGCGGGGTGAAATTGAAGAGGTGCGGGGGGTCAGTGTCAGCTCAAATATCATTCGTACGTTGCTGGAACGAGAGTGGATCAGGGTTGTTGGCCATCGGGATGTGCCAGGACGTCCGGCAATGTATGTCACCACCAAGCTTTTTTTAGATTACTTTAATTTGAAGACATTATCCGATTTACCTTCACTCGCAGAAATTCGCGACCTCGATAAAATTAATGCGGAATTGAATTTTGCGGACATGGCGATGGATCAGGCAGAGTCCAAGCACGAGCAGGGTGCCATGATTGACATTGAAGAGCCCTTTGAAATTGTCGAAAATGAAGACAATGATATGACATCACAGCCACAAGTGCTTGACTGA
- a CDS encoding pseudouridine synthase — translation MTEGEKLQKVLARAGLGSRREIEGWIAAGRLRVGGQVAKLGDRVKGDERISLDGHLVKLNTDAEPSTKILLYNKPEGEICTTKDPEGRPSVFSRLPKLKDSRWIAVGRLDFNTSGLLLFTTDGELANKLMHPSSQIDREYLVRVLGNVTEEAKQRLLAGVELEDGTAQFTDIVKAQGEGANRWYYVCLMEGRNREVRRLWESEGIKVNRLKRVRFGPVFMPSRLKVGQWEYLEQKDVDVIYDLVGLPKRKVSLPSKQQKTDQERQQRRKPRR, via the coding sequence ATGACGGAAGGCGAAAAGCTACAAAAAGTATTGGCGCGAGCGGGATTAGGTTCACGCCGCGAAATCGAGGGCTGGATTGCAGCAGGCAGATTACGGGTGGGAGGTCAGGTCGCAAAATTAGGCGACCGGGTGAAGGGGGATGAAAGAATTAGCCTGGACGGCCATCTTGTCAAGTTAAATACTGATGCCGAACCGAGCACAAAAATATTACTCTATAACAAACCCGAAGGTGAAATTTGTACTACCAAAGATCCCGAGGGAAGACCCAGTGTGTTCAGTCGTTTACCGAAGCTCAAAGACAGTCGTTGGATTGCCGTTGGGCGACTGGATTTTAATACTTCGGGATTATTATTGTTTACTACGGATGGTGAATTGGCGAACAAACTTATGCACCCATCATCCCAAATTGACCGTGAATATTTGGTGCGGGTGCTGGGCAATGTGACAGAAGAGGCCAAACAGCGACTCTTGGCTGGTGTAGAACTGGAAGACGGAACCGCGCAATTTACCGATATTGTTAAGGCGCAGGGTGAAGGCGCGAATCGCTGGTATTATGTCTGCTTGATGGAAGGGCGTAATCGCGAAGTGCGTCGCCTTTGGGAGTCCGAAGGTATTAAGGTAAACCGGCTCAAACGGGTACGCTTCGGCCCTGTATTTATGCCATCGCGACTGAAGGTTGGACAATGGGAATACTTGGAGCAAAAGGATGTTGATGTAATATATGACTTGGTGGGTTTGCCGAAGCGCAAGGTCTCCTTGCCATCGAAGCAGCAAAAAACTGATCAAGAGCGGCAGCAGCGGCGCAAACCGAGACGTTAA
- the tpx gene encoding thiol peroxidase — protein sequence MATVTFKGTAINTYGDLPAVGSVAPDFELVATDLADRGLADFPGKRLINIVPSLDTPVCASSTREFHRLASSVDNAKVLVVSMDLPFAQGRFCTTEGLPDVVALSMLRTRKFAKDYGVLLTEGPLRGLCARAVVVIDSSGKVAYSELVPEITQEPNYEAAIAALKAAS from the coding sequence ATGGCAACAGTGACTTTTAAAGGAACAGCAATAAATACGTATGGTGATTTGCCAGCGGTCGGTAGTGTCGCGCCGGATTTTGAATTGGTAGCGACGGATCTGGCAGACCGTGGTTTAGCGGATTTCCCAGGCAAACGTCTCATCAATATAGTGCCGAGTTTGGATACGCCAGTCTGTGCATCCTCCACGCGCGAATTTCATCGTTTAGCATCGAGCGTTGATAATGCCAAAGTATTGGTGGTTTCGATGGACCTGCCTTTTGCGCAAGGACGGTTTTGCACCACTGAAGGTTTGCCAGATGTTGTCGCCCTATCAATGTTGCGTACCCGTAAATTTGCGAAAGATTACGGTGTCTTGCTGACTGAAGGTCCTTTGCGCGGCCTATGTGCACGTGCGGTGGTCGTGATAGATTCTTCGGGCAAAGTGGCTTATTCCGAATTGGTGCCTGAAATCACACAGGAACCAAACTATGAAGCGGCGATTGCAGCATTGAAAGCAGCGAGTTAA
- a CDS encoding acyl-CoA thioesterase: MLNSEQSQQGGGEVFITRRLVRFGDVDPAGIAYYPRINNFIHEAFENLWEEYIGERYYLLIQEKRIAFPMVHTEIDFRAPLRFGDRPVIKVTCFHLGRSSLGIRYVFDVNGVICVDAKTKTTCIDADKLKSQPIPDVYRKPLGRIFKPL; this comes from the coding sequence ATGTTGAATTCTGAGCAGTCACAGCAAGGCGGCGGTGAAGTCTTTATTACGCGGCGGCTGGTACGCTTCGGTGATGTTGATCCGGCGGGAATTGCTTATTATCCGCGGATTAATAACTTTATCCATGAGGCCTTTGAAAATCTTTGGGAAGAATATATTGGCGAGCGCTATTATCTGTTAATTCAGGAAAAGCGTATCGCCTTCCCAATGGTGCATACAGAAATTGATTTTCGCGCTCCGCTGCGATTTGGCGACCGTCCGGTGATCAAGGTTACCTGTTTTCATCTGGGCCGCAGCTCGTTGGGTATTCGTTATGTATTTGATGTCAATGGTGTTATTTGTGTTGACGCAAAAACCAAGACCACCTGTATAGATGCGGATAAACTCAAAAGTCAGCCTATACCAGATGTTTATCGTAAACCGTTGGGGCGTATCTTTAAGCCTTTGTGA
- a CDS encoding MaoC family dehydratase N-terminal domain-containing protein, giving the protein MKTISAPFLNHQWLEDFSLGDRFEYGCWEMKIEDMLAFARLYDPEPFHLDEIKARALGWDGVIASGPQISAIWRRMSKDAFPNAQIIVSPGWDSIRWFKPVYAGDVLRSETEITEARQLKSRDHEGMIKLDNRILRGEELVSQLSSTWFMRCRPA; this is encoded by the coding sequence ATGAAGACAATATCAGCGCCATTTCTGAATCATCAATGGTTAGAGGATTTTTCTCTAGGCGACCGCTTTGAGTATGGTTGCTGGGAAATGAAAATAGAGGATATGCTAGCATTTGCGCGTCTTTATGATCCAGAGCCATTCCATCTGGATGAAATCAAAGCAAGAGCGTTAGGTTGGGATGGGGTTATCGCCTCAGGGCCACAAATATCAGCGATCTGGCGCAGAATGAGTAAGGATGCCTTTCCCAATGCCCAGATCATTGTATCGCCGGGCTGGGATAGTATCCGTTGGTTTAAGCCGGTTTATGCGGGCGATGTGTTGCGCTCAGAAACGGAAATAACCGAAGCACGGCAACTCAAAAGCCGGGATCACGAGGGCATGATCAAGCTCGATAACCGGATTCTGCGTGGCGAAGAGCTGGTTTCGCAGCTTTCTTCGACTTGGTTTATGCGCTGTAGGCCAGCCTAG
- a CDS encoding GGDEF domain-containing protein, translating to MASSLHSDNVFNLTQRLEPARAQFSEKQMKKREMLLSLTRDLQTSLEIDEILPLFLNRLRTLIPVDGLSYTQSDSSIRFTSAIQGKHKISYQLNADQGDLGTLVFTRHRPYQQKELDVLENLMPCLLYPLRNSLKYHQAVTAASTDALTQCGNRQALDSALHREIDLAQRDQIPLSVILFDFDHFKQINDKLGHQGGDQVLKLACANIQNSMRKTDLLFRYGGEEFLILLHKTDQEGALKIAEKIREQIATADMNFKDQPVAVTISLGVATLAEYDGISSLIERADKALYNAKRRGRNQVCFGS from the coding sequence ATGGCCAGCTCGCTACACAGTGACAACGTTTTTAATCTCACCCAAAGATTAGAACCGGCTCGCGCCCAGTTCTCCGAAAAGCAAATGAAGAAGCGCGAGATGTTACTTAGCCTGACACGCGACCTGCAAACCTCTTTGGAAATCGATGAAATCTTACCTTTATTTCTAAATCGATTGCGTACGCTGATACCTGTTGACGGCCTAAGTTACACCCAGAGTGATTCCTCAATTCGATTTACTTCTGCCATTCAGGGTAAGCATAAAATCAGTTACCAACTCAACGCTGATCAGGGAGACTTAGGCACCCTGGTATTCACACGCCACCGCCCCTATCAGCAAAAAGAACTAGACGTGTTAGAAAACCTAATGCCATGCCTGCTCTATCCATTGCGTAATTCTTTGAAATATCATCAGGCAGTAACCGCCGCCTCTACCGACGCCTTAACCCAGTGCGGAAATCGACAAGCTCTCGACTCGGCATTGCACAGGGAAATCGATTTAGCCCAGCGCGACCAAATACCATTGTCGGTGATTCTATTCGATTTTGATCACTTTAAGCAGATCAATGATAAACTCGGGCATCAGGGCGGCGATCAGGTTCTCAAACTTGCTTGCGCGAACATTCAAAACAGTATGCGAAAAACTGATTTACTGTTTCGCTATGGCGGTGAAGAGTTTTTAATTCTGTTACACAAAACCGACCAAGAAGGCGCGCTTAAAATCGCTGAAAAAATTCGTGAGCAGATAGCAACCGCTGATATGAACTTTAAAGACCAGCCCGTTGCCGTAACCATCAGCCTAGGCGTAGCGACACTGGCAGAATACGACGGCATCAGCTCATTAATAGAGCGTGCCGATAAAGCCCTTTATAACGCCAAGCGGCGAGGCCGAAATCAAGTTTGTTTTGGCAGCTAG
- a CDS encoding YciK family oxidoreductase, with protein MRDYQPSKELLKSRVILVTGAGDGIGRVAAKTFAEYGATVILLGRTSKKLEAVYDEIVAQGSPQPLIHPLDLELATPDDYDLLASAISDELGRLDGVLHNASILGKRTPIANYDINSWCQVMHVNVTAQFMLTQALLPLLEKSEDASIIFTSSGVGRKSRAFWGAYAVSKFATEGLMETLADELDGVTNIRVNCINPGATRTRMRAQAYPAEDVKLNPYPEQIMGTYLYLMGPDSKTVQGQSLNAQ; from the coding sequence ATACGTGACTACCAACCTAGCAAAGAACTATTAAAAAGCCGTGTCATTCTCGTTACTGGGGCAGGTGATGGGATCGGACGCGTAGCCGCTAAAACCTTTGCTGAATACGGAGCAACCGTTATATTACTGGGCCGTACCAGCAAAAAATTGGAGGCCGTGTATGATGAGATCGTCGCACAGGGTTCGCCACAACCTTTGATTCACCCTCTCGACCTTGAACTTGCCACTCCCGATGATTATGACTTGCTCGCCAGCGCTATCAGCGACGAACTGGGGCGACTAGACGGAGTTTTGCACAACGCCAGTATTCTTGGTAAAAGAACACCTATCGCCAATTACGACATCAATAGCTGGTGTCAGGTGATGCACGTCAATGTCACCGCGCAGTTTATGCTGACCCAGGCGCTGCTGCCGCTCCTAGAAAAGTCCGAGGATGCCTCTATTATCTTCACCTCCTCTGGAGTCGGTCGCAAAAGCCGTGCATTCTGGGGTGCCTATGCCGTTTCCAAATTCGCCACAGAAGGCTTAATGGAAACACTGGCTGACGAGTTGGATGGTGTCACCAATATTCGCGTGAACTGCATAAACCCTGGGGCTACCCGTACCCGCATGAGAGCTCAGGCCTACCCCGCCGAAGATGTAAAACTCAACCCCTACCCAGAGCAGATTATGGGCACCTATCTTTACCTGATGGGGCCAGACAGTAAAACAGTACAAGGCCAGTCACTTAACGCGCAATAA